From the genome of Legionella beliardensis:
AAATTAATTTTACTTACACCCACTTATGATCCATTTGGATTAAATGTATTTAGTTTATTTAAATTATTTGAAAACGCTAATTTTTACATTACTAGAGAAAAATTAGATACTTTGTTTTCTTTGTCTAACACCAATATATGTCGATTATATCGAGTAACATTAAACCTTATCACTCATCAGCTCCTCAATCAAGATTCATTTGAAAAAGCATTTCAACGAGTAACGGCAAAATTACCGTCGGTGTCAGAATCTGAAGTAATAAAAAAGAGTAGAAAGCAAACAGGCCTTTTGCGTTCGGAAATCATATTAGATAATAAGAATCACTTTTTTACAGATCACGATAAACAATATGAAAAGGGGGGATTTGGTAAAGTTAAAAAAGGATTTAATTCATTAACTTCAGATGAAGCATTCTGTGGCATTAAAAAGCTGAAAGAACCATTGCCCGATAACGCTCAAAAGGAGGCAATTCGTGAAGTTAAATATAACCATTTGCTCGGCCGGCCGGCATTTTATTATTCTAGAAAAGGCGCTACTAGCGTTTTAACTCAATGGCAACGAGACAAAGGTTTGCATCTTTATAGCCGAGATAATGAGTTACTTCAAATACCTCTGGGCAACAGATTAAGGTGCCTTAGCGCGGCCTTAGCCGAGCTTAATATTTTACATCGTAATCATCGTGTGCATGGTGATATTAAATGTCAAAATTTAGTTCTTAATTTAAAAAAATTATCACTAAAGTTAATTGATTTTGGTAGTGCTCATAAAGTAGGATCCGCGAAAATGTTTGCCCGAACTCGAGCGTATAAAGATCCTTATTTTTCTGGTGATCATTTCAGTAAAGATCTCTATGCCATGGGTCTAGTAGTCATGTATTTGTTTCCTGAAGTATATACAATCACTTTTGATAAAGATAAGACAAGCGCATCACTTGTTAATAAACCTAATTTCACCGTACCTGAACGCGCAATTATTAATTTAGTAAATTCGATGATGCATTCTAATATTAATGTAAGATGTACAAGTGAAGATGCCTTAGACTACTGTAATAAGTTACTCGCTAATTTTAATAAGCTTAATCTATTTATGTTAGAGACAATAACAAATTCAAGCCTCCACTATGATAAGCTTACGGTTGAACAGGCATTGCGTGTCTAAGCTAAATGATAACTAGTTTGAACTGGGCGTTTATTCGCCCGGTTAAGCTGTTTCGTTATAATTTTAGCAAGCTCTACATAACCTTCGTAACTGGGATGTAAGCGGTCAGGAAGTAATTTTTGCCAATCTGCTAAGGCATAAAAAGCACCACCTACATCAAGGACCTGACACTTAGGACAGATAGGCCTTTTTTGCAGCAATAATTTATTAACAGTTTGATTACGCTCGAAATAATCATCACTGCGAGGTAACAGGGTGCTGATGTAAATTTTTGCGTTGCGATTTTTAGTATGAAGACCCTTAGCAATTTGAATAATATTATTGACTGTTTCTTGTGGCGGGATTCGATCATTAGTGCCAATGAGTAAAAAATAAGCATCTGTTATAGGTATTTGGTTAATACGTTTTAATACATCTTGCGTTGTATCACCGCCTTCGCCATCATGCTCAAAGCCAAAGGTGTCTGTGTGACTTCCTTTAAAATCATAAGGCAAGCCTTGATCGCGCATAAGGCAACGTAAAAATCGACCATTTCTTACCCAAGTGAGGCTATCGCCTATAGTATCTATTGTTTGATTAAACTCAGATTTTTTATTAGTTTGAAATGAGGCAAGGTAATAAATACCAGGAGAGGGTAAATCTTTTTCAACCCAACTTATTAAATAGGAGGCTTCTGGGTCAGGAACAGGAATACGCTCATTAATTCGAAAAAACCATAGATCTTTCCCATCAGTTATACCGTATAATTCATCCAAACTAAAGGGAGGAATTCTACTAGCTAACTCAAGTGTTATTGTGTTTTCCGTCACTTTTTGAAAATAAATTGTTCCTAAATCTTCTTTAAATGTCATTAATGGGTCAAAAATGAGTTGGCAAGATGTGGTAGATTGTGCACTAGACATTCCTAAAAGATTTATCATTAGGGTTATGAGAATTAAATTTCTTTTTAAGAATTTCTTAAGTAAATAATAAACCTTCAATTTTCCACCTTCAAATTTCAGATTAAAAGTTATCCCTAGACTAGATTCATGGCTTTGCTGCCGAACCCAGGGTAATCTATATTTTTTTTAATAAAAAATCCATATCGTTTAAAAGCCTCTGCAAATAATATGTAAATTTAATGAGGGATAAAAATTAATCTATTTGCTCAATATATAATGTAAGTTACGCAACATAGCGGGTTACTTTTATGCAGGATAAGTTTGAATTAGGCGAAAGTGATACAGGCCATATGTCTAGGGCTTTGGATAATTACCTTGATTTAGTACCAAAAACTAAATCAGGCGCGATTGATTTAACTAAAGCATCGCGGATTGCAGAAGGTGGGACACATCTACTTTATCGATTTCCAGATGCACCTTATGTTATTAAATTAATGAAACAAAACCCCAACGCTCAAGAACTTAAAGAGCTAGAAAAAAAATATGCTGTGTTATATATGTGTTTTGATCAAGATGGAAAACAACGCTGTATTCGAGAACAACACCTGACTCTTCCAGTTAAGCTACCTGGCAAAGATACCTATCCTGCCGCTTTATCCATCGTGCCGTATGAAAACTGTTTTAAATCCAAAATAAAATTCGATTTTAAAATAGAACCTGCCGAACTTGACCCATACTTAATCGATCATCATGAAGGGTTGTTTGCTCAAGCAAATAAAACACTTATTCATAAAGATGACTCTGAATCTGGTTTTAATTTGAAGGATTATAAAGTCATTGATGAACGAATTGGTGCAATTTTGCAACGTCTAGACAGTGATCCTAAGCTTCAAGAGGCCATGATTGAATTCCTAAATCATTACCGTGAATTTTACCAACAGACAAACATCATCTTAGACGCTATGGGATTTGAAAATATTCTCTTTTTTAAAGATGAAAGTGGTGATTGGCAATTTAAAATAGGGAGCGCTATTAAGCATGATACTGGCGCATATACCAACGAATTATTTGCGACGCTAAATGCTGATAGCGAAGTGAATTTGCAGGAGTTTTTTAATTTTACGCATGCGTATTTTTCACCAGCAAACATTAGGGCTGTGAATGCCTGTGCCATGAAATTAGGTTTAGAGCCTGTTATTCATGATGTTATAATCGATACGAAAGATTTAGTTAAAATATCGCAACAGTTATCCCTAGCAGAGCGCATGCTTGCCTATGCAAAGCATGGTGATTTTACCAAAATGCATACAATACTTGAGGAAAATAAAGATAAACTTAACTTTAACCTTAAAGATTTTTGGGCCTATCCACTTATAGCTGATGAGTATATTAAACATGGACGACCAGCAAGAGAATTTAGTAATTACCTAAAAATCGTTAGCCAATTACCTGTTAATTTACCTGAAAATGAGGAGCAGGCACAACAAATACAGGATGTAAAAATGGCAATTGTCGATCGGAAAACCGTGCATGATAAAAAAACCAGGCTTCATGAGGAGCTTAAAGCGATACTCCCAAAATTTAGCATTTGGGCATCACTAAATGAAGAAAAAGAGTCCAAAAATGAAGACATCACGCCTCATTTTAAAAATTATTGATGGTTTATTTTCATGCATGCGCTCTTTAGCCTAGTCAAAAAAGTCACTTTGCCCATGGCAATGTCTTGCATACTACCAGCTATCGCAATACCTCTGAGACTTCTGACAAGCCGGTTTAAAATATCCTGTGATTTGGTTATAAATGACGCTAAGTAAATAGTTTATTAAAGGATAATTTATTATACTATTTATTTTAAGCGCTAAGGCCTAAACTAATTCTTACTGTACATTAAGCTATTAGTTAATTTCTATTTTCAGGATGATCAAAAATGAAATCATTTATTGAGCAAGCTCAGTTTTATGCCGAATATCATCAAAAGCCTATTACTTTTTATACTCATATTATCGGTGTACCGCTTATCATTTTTTCCTTGATGATTTTTTTTAGCTTTTTTCATATCGTCGTTCCAGGGGTTATGGATATTAGAATATCTGATGTCCTCACGGCCTTTATTCTTATTTACTATGTTATTTTAAACTGGCGTTTGGGTCTTATCGTAACGCCGATTTTTATTTTCATGGTATGGATTGCGGATTTGATAGGGTGGTCTGGGCCTACCAAAGAGGCATTATGGACTTTTGTTGTTTTTTTTGTTTTAGGTTGGGTTTTACAGTTAATTGGCCATGTTATTGAAGGTAAGCGCCCAGCATTGGTTGATAATTTTTGGTCAACACTCACCGCGCCACTCTATTTAACCGCTGAATTATTTTTTAAAATGGGACGAATGCAAGACCTTAAAGCGCAAATTCATACTGAAGAAAATTTACCTTATAACACCCATGATTTAGATAAAAAAATTGACTAATGCAAAATGTATAGATAGTGAATATCCTTCTACTCGTTAAGCTTAACTAATGAACTATACTCTTTATAATTTCATTGGAATAGAAAGCAGATCATGGCTAGCCGAGAATCTGATGTACACGACAGAATTAGGCAATTGCGCCAATGTGGCAGGCATTGGGGTGAAGATGTTAATTTAGGTGCTGATAGTAGTAGGGTTGGACCTGATGCCTGGTATGAAACAGCCGTATTAGGTACGGTTGGCTTAAACGGTAACAACCCAGGTGAAGGGCCTGGGGTAATCATAAGAGATATAGAACATAAAGATATAGACATGTTGTGGACAGCAGGCTTAATTGGTTGTATGGGTCTGGCGATTACAGGCAGAGATGCAGAGGGCCGCTTAGATGTTTTTTTTAGCCATGCCAGGCAATATGATAAGACAACGGCTACAACAGATGCAGCAAATCCTATCCATTTAGCAAAAGAGTTCGTAGATTCTCATGATGGAGTACGTGTTTTTTGGGGAACTGATTTTTTTGTTGGTCATGATGTTAGTACGGCTCAGGTTAATCGCCATAAGGCTCAACAGAAATTAAGTAATGACTTAGGATGTTGGGTTCGAGAAAGTGATTGTGTGCCTGCCAGTGAGTTAGTTTTTCTGCCAAAATTAGGGCTCCTAAAGCAGGGGAAGCCAGCAGAAGTACAAGCCGAATTAGCTACTGATCCAGATTTAGCGCATAAGGTTGAATTTTCAAATAGCAAGCGCTTAAGCAAGTTTATGCCTGATCCAGACATTAGTGGCAGGATTGAATTGCAATTAGCTGAATTAAGAATGCAGCGAAATGCACGTCTTAGGTTATATCATCAAGATGGCTTACGGGATAATAAAATTTTTGTTTTACAAAAAGTGTTGGATGCTTATCAGGTAGGAAATATTGATGTATTAAGGCATTATGCTATTCATGCCAAAGAAAAAACATCGCCTTTTGCCGATCCTAGTGGCGTGAATGTTTGGCACGCTAAAGAAGAAAGTAAGACAGCGCAATTAGTGCAAGAAGCATTTGCAGATGCTCATACTAAAACTTATGCCATGGGCGAAAAAGGCTGCGGGCTTAAAAGCGATGGGAGTAATATTCATAATTTTAAGGAATTTAAAGAATTAGACGAGGAAAGAGGTCTTAGGCTCTGAAGATTAAATGCTGCTCTATTTTTTAATTTAAATACAGATTCCCTTTGACAATAATATCAATTTTGCCATATAAGCCTTATTAATCCGTTTAGAGAAACTGTCCCTTGATATTAATATTTATTGCCATCAGGCCAATGTTCGGTATGGATTCCCGTCTACACGGGAAGGCATTGTTGCGTAGATAGAATAAGTGATCAAAACGATGTAGCCTGGGTGAAACGAAGTGAAACCCGGGTTTAGGCCCTAGTTCTGGTTATATTATTTCGATGTTGAGCTTAAGGCACAAAAAAAAGAAGAGGGTTTAGAAATAGACAAAAATTCTATTTATTATCAAGCTGTTTTTGAGTCAGCTGTAATTTTTAAAGTAAAAGGGATGGTTAAATCCTTGTTCAATAGTTGGGTGATCCATGTTAAACAGCTATACCCTGACTATTTATTTCAGGCAGAAGATGAGGTTTTAGTCGACGATTTAGTCATAGCCTTGGCCAAAGGTTTGGAATTAATATGGCGAAATAAGAGCAAAACTAAACAGACTATGTGTGATTTGTCTGTAGACTCGGTTTTAATTGCGGCGTCTACTGCTTTAAACTCACATTGGTATCAAGAATATGTTTTTAAACACACTCATCATTATAAAGAACTCTATTTTCTTAAGACCATTATTCAATACTTAAAAATTGATGCAATTGCTGTTAAAAAAATTGAAACACTTTATAAGTATATGATGAGTAAAGAGAGAGCTATTGTAGAAGAAGCGTGTACTAAACATGAAAAAATTATTGATTTAAATCAATTTAAGAAAAGCAAGCAAACTGATTCTAGTTTTAAACAAAATATGGTTGATTATTTAGAATCAATTTATTTTGAAAAAAATTTTCATATATTTGGTGAAATTCTTAAAAATAAATATACTATCGTGTTAGCAGATTTCTTTACTGCAGATGAAGTAAAACAGCTTTTTGAATATGTTAATCAAAACTTTTTAGCTCATTAAATTACATCGTAGGGATTTTTACTAGGATTAAGCCATGCATTTATCTTCTCCAAATAAAGCACTTTACGCAGGTGTTTTAGGTACTGTTTTACAATGGTATGACTTTGCTCTTTTTGGCTATTTTGCACCAATTATTGCAACAACTTATTTTCCTAATGATGACAGATTTGCCGCTCTTTTGAGTGCATTTGGCATTTTTGCCGTAGGGTATTTGTTAGCACCACTTGGCTCACTATTATTTGGTTATATTGGTGATCGCTTTGGTCGAAAACGGGCTTTAACTATTAGTATTTTAGCAATGGCTATTCCAACTGCGCTGATTAGCCTTGTGCCTTCCTATGAAGCCATTGGCTTGGCCGCACCTATTCTCATTACCTTATTTCGAGTCATACAGGGGTTTGTTGCCAGCTCTGAATTTACCGGTTCTGCTATTTTTTTAGTGGAGCATGCTAAAGAAGGCAACAAAGCATTTTACGGTTGTTTAACAAGTTCTGCTTACAGTGTCGGTTCACTCTTAGCAGGATTGACAGCGTCCTTGTTAACAGCTTCCTTTATGCCTGATTGGGGCTGGCGAATAGGATTTGCTATGGCATTGATTGCGGGCCTGGTTATTTTTTATTTACGATTTAATGTCCAAGAAACACCAGAATATATGCAAATGGTACGTACTAGAAACGTGCGCTTTCCGTTTCTCCTAGCCTTAAAAGAAAATCCCTTAGCCATTATTGGGGTAATAGGGTTAGCGTGGCTTGTGAGTGTTCTAACCTTTGGCACCTATATTTTTACAGCCACTTATTTGCATCGTTATTTTAACATGTCACTCAGTATAGCCACTCTGATTATCACGTTTGCCTTGGCGGTGGACGCAGTCTTAGAGCCTTTTTTTGCCATCTTAGCTGACCGAATTGGTTTTTTAAAGGTGGTATGTTTTGGCTTAATAGCTACTATTTGTTTAAGTCTTCCTATCTTTTTGCTACTCGCTACGGGTCAAGTTAGTTTAATTACACTGAGCATGGCGTTATTGTCTCTTTTAATTGCAATGACTTTTGCACCCTTAAATGCGTATATGATTTCTTTATTTCCGCATCATTATCGCTATAGTGGATTTGGGGTGGCATTTCATATTGGTATTTCATTATTTGGTGGGACAACACCGTTAGCGTTAATGTGGCTAGTTAACCAAACAGGTAATTTGACCTCCCCTGCTTATTATTACATTGCTGCCGCAATCATTGGGTTAGCCTCTTTAAGGCTTTGTGAATACAGCCAAGGCAGGTCAACTAGGTCAAAATCAGCTACACTAGCGCCAGTTATTGAGGATTAAGTATGTTACTTTTCAGTTCAGCTTTAAAACAGCATAAGCTTACGTTTAAGCCCTTAAGTCAGTGTATGGATTATGTTCCCCTTGCCGCTCAATGGGCGGAAGGTGAGTGGGGCTATATTCGTAATATGGGGGTTGAATATCGTACAAGGGTAATGTGTGATCTTAGTCAATATGTTTACATTGGGTTGTTTGCAGAAAAACCTGTCGCTATGTTTGCTCTGTTAGAGCGCAAATTTAGTCCTGACTTAGTTGCAGCTACAGATTGTCCTATCCATGCACGTGAATTAATGTATGTCTATGTGGATAAAAATTACCGGGGTTTTGGGTTTGGTAAACAAATCATTGATGAGGCAAAACAGCTAGCAAAGCAAGCAGGTGCGACGTTAATTTTGCTGGATACTTTAAAGCCTAGTTTGAATCGCTTTTATGAAAAGCAGGGGGCTAGAATAGTGTGTGAAAGTGAGTTATTTTCGCATGCAACGGATGTGTTAAAAATCAGTGTTTAATCAATCTTTGGATTATTTTTTTGATAATCATGGCGCTCTTGATAAGCATATTCTAGTG
Proteins encoded in this window:
- a CDS encoding GNAT family N-acetyltransferase; protein product: MLLFSSALKQHKLTFKPLSQCMDYVPLAAQWAEGEWGYIRNMGVEYRTRVMCDLSQYVYIGLFAEKPVAMFALLERKFSPDLVAATDCPIHARELMYVYVDKNYRGFGFGKQIIDEAKQLAKQAGATLILLDTLKPSLNRFYEKQGARIVCESELFSHATDVLKISV
- a CDS encoding protein kinase domain-containing protein, whose amino-acid sequence is MKLHELRQLLIEYDETTYLRKYLLGNHERAQKFRQYLEEYKNKPGNYELIASDIFTLLNKVPEITAANSNLQLIQSIRSKLQDNYFFEIYTAFHNKGLINKTNFELIYGLSQKGRLVLYNLFCSISIEQIYLNSEGLEKVLLLLSHPFFSYYQAAEDCLRFLHNRNYLTSVALDLLLNKKEDLPELLKILKALDDNRILNDICLKYLNLPGLPYYISDLISLLNQANMDITQELFQAICRSNIRYILIPILAILIAAENYELKIEKIIMLLQRDFSFLYDKLSLLQLLHENHMLDNNTFDFVFNNNVFYFEKILEILTRRFLVKTNQELLNKFINKELDCCQIYPAISYLNDANLLDQKSFNECIKLILLTPTYDPFGLNVFSLFKLFENANFYITREKLDTLFSLSNTNICRLYRVTLNLITHQLLNQDSFEKAFQRVTAKLPSVSESEVIKKSRKQTGLLRSEIILDNKNHFFTDHDKQYEKGGFGKVKKGFNSLTSDEAFCGIKKLKEPLPDNAQKEAIREVKYNHLLGRPAFYYSRKGATSVLTQWQRDKGLHLYSRDNELLQIPLGNRLRCLSAALAELNILHRNHRVHGDIKCQNLVLNLKKLSLKLIDFGSAHKVGSAKMFARTRAYKDPYFSGDHFSKDLYAMGLVVMYLFPEVYTITFDKDKTSASLVNKPNFTVPERAIINLVNSMMHSNINVRCTSEDALDYCNKLLANFNKLNLFMLETITNSSLHYDKLTVEQALRV
- a CDS encoding MFS transporter: MHLSSPNKALYAGVLGTVLQWYDFALFGYFAPIIATTYFPNDDRFAALLSAFGIFAVGYLLAPLGSLLFGYIGDRFGRKRALTISILAMAIPTALISLVPSYEAIGLAAPILITLFRVIQGFVASSEFTGSAIFLVEHAKEGNKAFYGCLTSSAYSVGSLLAGLTASLLTASFMPDWGWRIGFAMALIAGLVIFYLRFNVQETPEYMQMVRTRNVRFPFLLALKENPLAIIGVIGLAWLVSVLTFGTYIFTATYLHRYFNMSLSIATLIITFALAVDAVLEPFFAILADRIGFLKVVCFGLIATICLSLPIFLLLATGQVSLITLSMALLSLLIAMTFAPLNAYMISLFPHHYRYSGFGVAFHIGISLFGGTTPLALMWLVNQTGNLTSPAYYYIAAAIIGLASLRLCEYSQGRSTRSKSATLAPVIED
- a CDS encoding DUF962 domain-containing protein translates to MKSFIEQAQFYAEYHQKPITFYTHIIGVPLIIFSLMIFFSFFHIVVPGVMDIRISDVLTAFILIYYVILNWRLGLIVTPIFIFMVWIADLIGWSGPTKEALWTFVVFFVLGWVLQLIGHVIEGKRPALVDNFWSTLTAPLYLTAELFFKMGRMQDLKAQIHTEENLPYNTHDLDKKID
- a CDS encoding SGNH/GDSL hydrolase family protein, whose product is MSSAQSTTSCQLIFDPLMTFKEDLGTIYFQKVTENTITLELASRIPPFSLDELYGITDGKDLWFFRINERIPVPDPEASYLISWVEKDLPSPGIYYLASFQTNKKSEFNQTIDTIGDSLTWVRNGRFLRCLMRDQGLPYDFKGSHTDTFGFEHDGEGGDTTQDVLKRINQIPITDAYFLLIGTNDRIPPQETVNNIIQIAKGLHTKNRNAKIYISTLLPRSDDYFERNQTVNKLLLQKRPICPKCQVLDVGGAFYALADWQKLLPDRLHPSYEGYVELAKIITKQLNRANKRPVQTSYHLA